A genome region from Deltaproteobacteria bacterium HGW-Deltaproteobacteria-2 includes the following:
- a CDS encoding peroxiredoxin, with protein sequence MTEKTIIQLGKMVKSFTLQDQFGQNFILSKMRGHRVLLSFHPLAWTPVCALQMQSLEKNKKIFDKLNTIAVGLSVDSVPCKAAWAKSIKIRQTKLLSDFWPHGNVAKSLGLFREQDGISQRANVILDEGGKVCFVKVYPIAQLPDINEIIVFLKNA encoded by the coding sequence ATGACGGAAAAAACAATTATTCAGTTGGGAAAGATGGTTAAAAGTTTCACACTGCAGGATCAATTCGGTCAGAACTTTATCCTGTCTAAGATGAGAGGTCATCGCGTCTTGTTATCTTTTCATCCACTCGCTTGGACGCCTGTTTGTGCTTTGCAGATGCAGTCTCTGGAAAAGAACAAAAAGATATTCGATAAGCTCAACACAATCGCCGTGGGTTTGAGTGTGGATAGTGTTCCCTGCAAGGCGGCATGGGCCAAATCAATAAAGATCAGACAGACGAAACTTTTATCGGACTTTTGGCCGCACGGAAATGTGGCCAAAAGCCTCGGTCTTTTCAGAGAACAAGACGGTATTTCACAACGGGCAAACGTCATTCTCGATGAGGGGGGAAAGGTTTGTTTTGTAAAAGTATATCCCATCGCCCAGCTGCCGGATATTAATGAAATTATCGTTTTTCTCAAAAATGCTTAA
- a CDS encoding aldehyde dehydrogenase family protein translates to MSPESISQTLIRLRAFFTAGKTRDVEFRIAQLKKLKEGIRKYEAEIMAALYDDMRKPPFEAYASEIGILYTEIDHVINHLWSWSRPQHVATPIIHFLSRSHIYHDPYGVVLIISPWNYPFLLTITPLIGAIAAGNCVLVKPSEFSSSTSATTEKMIAELFDPDYVTVFQGEAEATKNLLEEKFDYIFFTGSTAVGRIIMTAAARYLTPVTLELGGKSPAIVDEDANLNYGIKRIAWGKFFNAGQTCIAPDYALIHRKIKDAFIEKMIETLHTFYGENPMMSPDYARIINERHFNRLVQLMKSGWILYGGKTLRKDLYIAPTIIDQVSPNDPVMQEEIFGPILPLIEYSDIDEAIAFVNQRSRPLALYCFSENKKIQDKVLRETSSGGGCINDTISHIGSQELPFGGIGESGMGGYHGKASFDTFTHQRGILVRSNLLDISLRYPPYRDRVSLLQLLFRIIR, encoded by the coding sequence ATGTCACCGGAATCCATATCGCAAACGTTGATTCGACTAAGGGCGTTCTTTACTGCAGGAAAAACAAGAGATGTCGAATTTCGTATCGCCCAACTGAAAAAGCTCAAAGAAGGTATACGCAAGTATGAAGCGGAAATCATGGCCGCTCTTTATGACGACATGCGCAAACCGCCTTTTGAAGCCTATGCCAGTGAAATCGGAATTCTCTACACGGAAATTGATCATGTAATAAATCACCTTTGGTCTTGGTCGCGTCCCCAACACGTAGCGACACCCATCATTCATTTTTTGTCACGAAGCCACATTTATCATGACCCATACGGCGTTGTTTTGATTATCAGTCCGTGGAATTATCCCTTCCTGTTGACCATTACGCCTTTAATAGGCGCCATAGCCGCGGGCAATTGCGTACTGGTCAAACCTTCCGAGTTTTCATCTTCCACATCGGCAACTACTGAAAAGATGATAGCCGAATTGTTCGATCCCGATTATGTGACAGTTTTTCAGGGAGAAGCTGAGGCGACAAAAAATCTGTTGGAGGAAAAATTCGACTATATCTTCTTTACCGGAAGTACGGCCGTCGGAAGGATTATCATGACCGCGGCAGCCCGCTACCTTACACCGGTAACATTAGAACTGGGAGGAAAAAGCCCCGCTATTGTTGATGAGGATGCCAATCTTAATTATGGGATAAAAAGAATTGCCTGGGGAAAATTTTTCAATGCCGGTCAGACATGTATTGCACCGGATTACGCTCTGATACACCGGAAAATAAAAGATGCCTTTATCGAGAAGATGATAGAAACGCTTCACACGTTTTATGGTGAAAATCCAATGATGAGTCCGGATTATGCCCGAATCATCAACGAGCGGCATTTTAACCGACTTGTCCAACTTATGAAAAGCGGATGGATTCTCTATGGCGGCAAAACCCTGAGAAAAGATCTTTATATAGCTCCGACAATCATTGATCAGGTTTCTCCAAACGATCCCGTGATGCAGGAAGAAATCTTCGGTCCTATCCTTCCCCTGATTGAATACAGCGATATTGACGAGGCCATTGCTTTTGTGAATCAGCGGTCGCGTCCTTTGGCGCTTTATTGTTTTTCTGAGAATAAGAAAATTCAAGACAAGGTTCTTCGCGAAACATCTTCCGGAGGCGGTTGTATCAATGACACCATATCCCACATCGGGAGTCAGGAACTTCCCTTCGGCGGTATCGGGGAAAGCGGCATGGGCGGCTATCACGGCAAGGCAAGTTTCGATACTTTCACCCATCAGCGCGGCATTCTGGTTCGTTCAAATTTGTTGGATATATCATTGCGTTATCCGCCTTACCGTGACAGGGTTTCGCTGTTACAATTATTATTCAGGATTATCAGATAG
- a CDS encoding methyltransferase type 11: protein MIKKLLNKKHVCPWWLCFTFDNPLRRIFHDPIKILSPYVHQGDTAIDIGPGMGYFSIPLAKLVGPSGRIIAVDIQQRMLSALDARAQKHGVSAIIKTHLTTPDSLCFHEKADFILAFWMAHEVPDQKRFFSEIHDLTKPEGLFLLIEPVIHVSNKNFSRAVEMAKEVGFSIKDFPKISMSQSVLFHC from the coding sequence ATGATAAAAAAACTGCTCAACAAAAAACATGTTTGTCCCTGGTGGTTATGCTTTACATTCGATAACCCGTTGCGCAGAATTTTTCATGATCCGATTAAAATTCTCAGCCCCTACGTTCACCAGGGAGATACTGCAATTGATATCGGGCCCGGCATGGGCTATTTCAGCATACCGTTGGCTAAACTCGTTGGACCATCAGGTCGCATCATCGCTGTTGATATTCAGCAGAGGATGCTTTCCGCACTTGACGCACGCGCTCAGAAACATGGCGTCTCCGCAATCATCAAAACACATCTGACAACTCCGGATTCACTTTGTTTTCATGAAAAGGCTGATTTCATCCTGGCTTTCTGGATGGCGCATGAGGTTCCCGACCAGAAAAGATTTTTCTCAGAAATTCACGACCTGACAAAACCAGAAGGGCTTTTTCTTCTGATCGAACCTGTAATTCATGTATCAAATAAAAATTTTTCGCGCGCAGTCGAGATGGCAAAGGAAGTTGGATTCTCCATTAAAGACTTCCCCAAAATCAGCATGAGCCAGAGTGTTCTATTTCACTGCTGA
- the glf gene encoding UDP-galactopyranose mutase: MYDFIVVGAGFFGAIFAYEMKKAGKKVLIIEKRDHIGGNCYSYDCPKNNINVHKYGPHIFHTSSENIWKYINSFADFNNYRHRVLTTAGGKVYSLPINLATINKFYNLSLTPDEAGEFLKSKTPAISYPKNLEEKAISLIGRELYETFIKGYTIKQWDCDPKDLPAEVITRLPVRTTYNDIYYDDDYQGMPSGGYTPIFEKLLKDIPVELKTDFLEKRDYWKSIARTLVYTGPIDRYFNYNYGELRWRSCQFEIEEMQLDDYQGVSIMNYADREVPYTRILEPKHFYRENAHLSRGTVVIREYPCDDPNEPYYPVRLKADQEMLAKYQKAQSRESDVIFGGRLAEYKYYNMDQVISGALEQVKMLLKRAL, encoded by the coding sequence GTGTATGATTTTATTGTAGTCGGCGCCGGTTTTTTTGGAGCTATTTTTGCCTACGAAATGAAGAAAGCCGGCAAAAAAGTTTTAATAATCGAAAAACGTGATCATATCGGCGGCAATTGTTATTCTTATGATTGTCCTAAAAATAACATCAACGTCCACAAATACGGGCCTCATATTTTTCACACATCTTCTGAAAATATTTGGAAATATATAAATTCTTTTGCCGATTTTAATAATTACCGGCATCGTGTGCTCACAACCGCAGGCGGAAAAGTTTATTCCCTGCCGATCAATCTGGCAACCATCAATAAGTTTTATAACCTATCTTTAACACCGGATGAAGCCGGAGAGTTTTTAAAATCCAAAACACCTGCGATTTCTTACCCCAAAAATCTGGAGGAAAAGGCGATAAGTCTTATCGGCAGAGAGCTTTACGAGACGTTTATAAAGGGTTATACAATAAAGCAATGGGACTGTGATCCGAAAGATCTTCCCGCTGAAGTTATCACAAGGCTTCCGGTAAGAACCACTTACAATGACATTTATTACGATGATGATTATCAAGGAATGCCCAGCGGCGGCTACACGCCGATTTTTGAAAAATTGTTGAAGGATATACCGGTGGAACTGAAAACAGACTTTCTGGAAAAAAGAGATTACTGGAAGTCCATCGCCAGGACTCTTGTTTACACTGGTCCCATAGACCGTTATTTCAATTACAATTATGGAGAACTGCGGTGGAGGTCCTGCCAATTTGAAATCGAAGAAATGCAGTTGGACGATTATCAGGGTGTCAGCATTATGAACTATGCCGATCGGGAAGTGCCCTATACACGCATTCTAGAACCAAAACATTTTTATCGCGAAAATGCCCATCTGTCGAGAGGCACGGTTGTCATTAGAGAGTATCCTTGCGATGATCCGAATGAACCATATTATCCGGTAAGACTGAAAGCTGATCAGGAAATGCTGGCCAAATATCAAAAGGCGCAAAGCCGTGAGAGTGATGTTATATTCGGTGGCCGGTTAGCTGAGTATAAATACTATAATATGGATCAGGTCATCTCCGGAGCTTTGGAGCAGGTAAAGATGTTACTTAAAAGAGCTCTGTAA